The stretch of DNA CCAGAATTAAAAAGCAAGCTCCCTCCAATTCAAGCCTCAGATAAGAGTATAGGGTTTATCTCAAAGCATCTTGTTCAAAAATATAATTTCGATCCTCAATGTAAAATTGATGCAGGCTGTGGAGATAATATGTATGGCGCTATAGGAACAGGAAACCTTGAAGAAGGAGTAATCACTATGAGTTTAGGAACCAGTGGAACGGTCTATACATTTATGGATCAACCTTATGTAGATAAGACAGGAGAAATCTCATTGTTTTGTAATAGCCTAGGTAGTTTTATGCCACTTTTATGTGTTTCAAATTTAGCAAATGGCTATAATCAATTTTTAGAACAAGAAAATTTAACTCATGATGCGTTTAATCAATTGGTTTATAAAACCAAAGCGGGAAATAATGGAAAGATAATAATCCCTTGGTTTGAAGGAGAGAGAACACCAGATGTTCCTTTGGCAACTCCAACATATTTTGGATTCAAGTTACATGAGTTTAATAAAATACATTTAAGCAGAGCCATTATTGAAGGAGCTGTATTAAACTTATACCAGGGATTTAAGCGTATGCCGATTAAGGCTAAAGAAATTAGACTGACAGGAGGCTTGTCAAAATCACCTGTTTGGAGACAAATAATAGCTGATATTTTTAATTTAGATGTCCTACCTGTTGAAGGGGAAGGTGCTGCTCTTGGAGCAGCAATACACGCCGCTTGGGTTTGGAATAAGGAAAAAGGCAAAACGACAGGTATTATAGAAACTGCAAGTCCTTTTATTCAATTAAATGAGGATGAAAGAGCAAAGCCAATTCCTGAAAACGTACTTATTTACAAGCATCAGAAAAAATTGTTTAACGCATTAAGTGAAAATCTAAGAAAAGCCGATAATGGAGATATATTTAAAATTAGGGGAGAATTATTGTAGAAGAAAAAGAACTATCCGATAATCGTTCTAAAAGTAATCGATTGGGTTCTGTCGCATCTGTAATTTTTCTTGTCATGACCAAATTATTGTAAATTTTGACAGATGCGACAGATCCTTATTATTTCCCAATACAAACAATTTCTTTCATAGTTCTATGGTAAATATTGCCGCTAGCAAAACTTAGTGAATTTACAGTCCATGTTTTTCCTCTTTCACCTAAATCATTTATAGCAATAATGGCTGATTCATCAAGTTTTTCCGCATTAGCATCAATAACATAAACAATACCTATAGCACTTGTAAAATAGATATAATCATTAATTACGGTTGGAGATCCTAAAAAGCACTTTTGAAAGCCACCCCCTCTGGTTCTATTATCTGAAGAATGTAGTTGACCCTGAGAATTCAATCCATCATTTGATTGCTTTTTCCATATGTAGCCTCCATCTTCACTCATTTCTTCTGGAACTTCAAGATATTCTGTCTTTCCGGTAGTGGTATGATGCCTTTTAATAAATGGTTTGTAAAGCCCCATAAAATAAACATATTCACCAACAGGGATATTACAATGGTAATGGTAGTGGTATGCACCACCAAAATCTTTAATCTCTACATCTTTTTGAAGATTGTATTTTTTTGATATGGTATCATATTTATTTAGATCAACGATACGCATGTCTTTTTGACTTACTAATTTTCCTGTTTTAGTATCTATTGTTAAATGCGATTTACCCTCATAAAACCATGATGCTTTTTCGCCATTCCAATGTTGTGTACTTAATGCTCCCCAGCCAGAAACATTATTTTTTTCTTTTGGTTCCCAATGCCATAAGGCCTCTCCCTGAGTTTTATCATGCAAACTAATCAGACTTAATCCGACAGGTCGTTCAGGCACGCTATGAGGTCCACCTCTTCCCATTAATATGGCAGGTTTGCCGTCTTTGGTTTCACCTAAAACGGGTGTATTATAATTAGTCACCGCCGCTTTAGTTACCCACAATCGGTTTCCTGTATTTTTATCAAAGGCATGTAAATAATTCCAGGCAGTTGTTCTAATAGAATCATTTTCCACAGCAGGTTCTACATTTAAAATGAAGTCTTCAAAAATAATAGAATCAAACTGTTTGTTAAACGGACGATTTGGTGTAACTGGAATTGGTTGCCATGTACGTTCCCATACAAGATGACCTTCCATAGAAAAACAAGCCATACCACCACTGGCATTAATAGCCCATACGTGTTTTCCATCAGTCATAGGAGTAGGGGTAGTGGCGTCGCTAAAACCATAATTGTACTCACTTTCAATGGTTCCTTTTATAGTTTTATTCCATACGATGTCTCCATTATTTGAATTTAGACAAAATAAAACGATGTCTTTGTTAGTGGCTCCTCCCTTAACATCTGAAGCTTCAGAATATGTGGGATCATCATTTGGCGGATTGATAGTAAGAAATATTTTATCTCCCCAAACCGCAATACCACTTTGACCACCTTCAGGTAGAGTTTTCTTCCATTTTATATTTTCTCCTGTTCTAACAGACCATTTCGTTGGAACTTTTAAAGATGTTTCGATTTTCCAGCTACCGTCCGGACCACCAGACATTGGCCATTGGTTTTCACTACCCGTTACAGTAACAACATTCTTTTTTGTACTGCTACAGGATATTAAGACCAGGCTGATTAACAAATAACAAAACAATAATCTAAAAGGTAACTTCATTTTATATATTTTTTAGTTTAATAGGTATTTTGGCTTTTTTATATAATCTATAGGAATTTCACCTGAGAGTGACTTTAAGAATATTTCAATTTTCAAGGCCTCTTCTTCACTAATATTCAAACCTCTTTCATGTCTCCCCATAAGCTTTATGGCTCTCCATAATTTACTAGAGGAAGCATCATGAAAATACGGTCCCGTTTTTTCAACATTTCTCAAGGATGCCACTCTAAAAAACATTTTATAGGCGGATACTTTTTTCAAATGATAATAACCCAAATCTTTTTTATTTGGCCATGCTTCGGCTATTCCTAATTTTTGAATCATTTGCCCTCCAAAATTTGAACCTGTATGACAAGAATAACAGCTTTTAGAATTAAAAATATGGCCGCCTTCAATTTCCTCCTTAGACAATGCTTTATCATTGCCCTGAATAAATGAGTCAATAGGAGCTGGTGTAGACAATCCTTCGATGAAAGCCTGTAAAGCATCCATGATATGATCCATTGAAACTGCTTCACTGCTATTTGGAAAGGCAGATTTAAACAGCGTCTTATAACTTGCTATTTTCCCAAGTCGTTGCACAATTAAACTTTCGTCTGTCACATTCATTTCGTAGGGGTTTGTGAATGCATGTTTTAGCTTCTGTTTAAAATTAGTAATACCTCCATCTGCATTATACATAGAAAGCGTTGCTACGTTATATATGGTGGGGACGTCTCTAAACGTCGCTCCTTTATTTTTCGATTCTAAATAGAAAGCCCCATTCGTTCCCTGCTTTTTTAAATCGTGACAACTATTACATGAGATGGTTCCGTTTGAAGAAAGTCTTTGATCATAATATAAATGACGTCCCAAATCAATCTTTTTTTTATTATCAATTAAACGTTGATTGTCTCTTTCAACTGGAACAAAATATGGCATTAATATGTCTCTTAAACTTTGTGCCTCTTGATTCATATTAGATTGACCAAACGTTTGAAAAGAAAAACAAATCACAAAAAGTAAAAAAACAAAAAGCTTAGAAAAACACATTTAAAATATTTATGTAGTCTTTAATTTATGTATGGTCCTATATCCGTAATAACCAACTACGGATAAACAAATCATTGGCAATATAAAAGAAAAGTTAACTTCTGGGATATACCCTAAAAAAGTAACATCGTTAAAACCATCTCCGCCCAAATCTAAAATGGCCGCTTGAATTGGCGGCATAAAAGCACCTCCAACAATAGCCATAACCAAACCTGCTGAACCAATTTTAGCCTCATCTCCCATATCTTTAAGTGCAATACCATAAATAGTTGGGAACATAATAGACATAAAAACAGATATGGCTACTAACGAAATTAACCCTGGAATACCTGGCAATAAAACAGCACCAATAGCACATAAAGCGCCTGAGAAACCAAAAATGGCTAAGACTTTGGAGGGATTTATTTTTCTCATTAGTCCAGTTCCAATCCACCTTCCAGATAAGAATAAAATCATAGCTGCAATATTATAATTAGTCGCAGTAATATTCAATCCATGAACTTCATTTAAATTATCTACATATTGAAAGATAAAAGTCCAGCACATAATTTGAGAACCCACACAGGCCGCTTGTGCCACGACGCCTCCTAA from Flavivirga spongiicola encodes:
- a CDS encoding cytochrome-c peroxidase, translating into MNQEAQSLRDILMPYFVPVERDNQRLIDNKKKIDLGRHLYYDQRLSSNGTISCNSCHDLKKQGTNGAFYLESKNKGATFRDVPTIYNVATLSMYNADGGITNFKQKLKHAFTNPYEMNVTDESLIVQRLGKIASYKTLFKSAFPNSSEAVSMDHIMDALQAFIEGLSTPAPIDSFIQGNDKALSKEEIEGGHIFNSKSCYSCHTGSNFGGQMIQKLGIAEAWPNKKDLGYYHLKKVSAYKMFFRVASLRNVEKTGPYFHDASSSKLWRAIKLMGRHERGLNISEEEALKIEIFLKSLSGEIPIDYIKKPKYLLN
- a CDS encoding xylulokinase; protein product: MLFAGLDVSTQSCKLIVIDTQSNKVVFITQVNYDAELPEYNTLNGVIKNTEEGVSESNPLMWIEAIEKVFVRLVTSNIPQDKIKCISVSGQQHGLVSLQKNGELSHPVSKLWNDFSTQKECDYLTQAIGGKENMIKEIGNTQRTGYTASKILHLKNNYPQHYENTTTFLLVHNYINFYLTGGVATMEPGDVSGMALSHPEKNTWSEKIIQAIDPELKSKLPPIQASDKSIGFISKHLVQKYNFDPQCKIDAGCGDNMYGAIGTGNLEEGVITMSLGTSGTVYTFMDQPYVDKTGEISLFCNSLGSFMPLLCVSNLANGYNQFLEQENLTHDAFNQLVYKTKAGNNGKIIIPWFEGERTPDVPLATPTYFGFKLHEFNKIHLSRAIIEGAVLNLYQGFKRMPIKAKEIRLTGGLSKSPVWRQIIADIFNLDVLPVEGEGAALGAAIHAAWVWNKEKGKTTGIIETASPFIQLNEDERAKPIPENVLIYKHQKKLFNALSENLRKADNGDIFKIRGELL
- a CDS encoding outer membrane protein assembly factor BamB family protein codes for the protein MKLPFRLLFCYLLISLVLISCSSTKKNVVTVTGSENQWPMSGGPDGSWKIETSLKVPTKWSVRTGENIKWKKTLPEGGQSGIAVWGDKIFLTINPPNDDPTYSEASDVKGGATNKDIVLFCLNSNNGDIVWNKTIKGTIESEYNYGFSDATTPTPMTDGKHVWAINASGGMACFSMEGHLVWERTWQPIPVTPNRPFNKQFDSIIFEDFILNVEPAVENDSIRTTAWNYLHAFDKNTGNRLWVTKAAVTNYNTPVLGETKDGKPAILMGRGGPHSVPERPVGLSLISLHDKTQGEALWHWEPKEKNNVSGWGALSTQHWNGEKASWFYEGKSHLTIDTKTGKLVSQKDMRIVDLNKYDTISKKYNLQKDVEIKDFGGAYHYHYHCNIPVGEYVYFMGLYKPFIKRHHTTTGKTEYLEVPEEMSEDGGYIWKKQSNDGLNSQGQLHSSDNRTRGGGFQKCFLGSPTVINDYIYFTSAIGIVYVIDANAEKLDESAIIAINDLGERGKTWTVNSLSFASGNIYHRTMKEIVCIGK